From Daucus carota subsp. sativus chromosome 6, DH1 v3.0, whole genome shotgun sequence, the proteins below share one genomic window:
- the LOC108226607 gene encoding protein EXPRESSION OF TERPENOIDS 1 isoform X2, which translates to MSGFFTLGGKDQEQDQASQENSLFLFKNEEIYNKGFELWQQYYQLHQQQKTQLQDVDLSLVGGSASNYSSTRRTNDNDHTFLYRSSSSSGFGLHMRQSGVLGNNNNNSNNMIGGGGSSVNCQDCGNQAKKDCVHMRCRTCCKSRGFHCQTHVKSTWVPAAKRREKQQQLQLSSSLQQPQQDHEPQEQNQFSLMRGAHQSKRTRENPLPCTRLQNHNSEVGQFPAEITSSAVFRCVNVRAMDDAQEQYAYQAAVNIGGHVFKGLLYDQGPESRYVGAGENSTTSGAAQQSLNLVTTAATTTNPPGVTWLDSSTTYPTPLNAFMAGTQFFPPPRP; encoded by the exons ATGTCAGGCTTCTTCACACTAGGAGGAAAAGATCAAGAACAAGATCAAGCAAGCCAAGAGAACAGCCTGTTTTTGTTCAAAAACGAAGAGATCTACAACAAGGGTTTCGAGCTATGGCAACAATACTACCAACTTCACCAACAACAAAAGACTCAGCTCCAAGATGTGGATCTCTCTCTAGTTGGTGGCTCAGCTTCTAATTACTCATCAACCAGAAGAACCAATGATAATGATCACACGTTTCTCTACagatcatcttcttcttcaggATTTGGGCTTCACATGAGACAATCCGGAGTTCTcggaaacaataataataatagtaataatatgaTCGGTGGTGGGGGCAGTAGTGTTAATTGTCAAGATTGCGGAAACCAAGCGAAGAAGGATTGTGTGCACATGAGGTGCAGGACTTGTTGTAAGAGCCGAGGGTTTCATTGCCAGACGCATGTCAAGAGCACTTGGGTTCCGGCAGCTAAGAGACGCGAGAAGCAGCAGCAATTGCAGTTATCTTCGTCTTTGCAACAGCCGCAACAGGATCATGAGCCGCAAGAGCAGAATCAGTTCAGTTTGATGAGAGGAGCTCATCAATCGAAGCGGACAAGAGAAAATCCACTCCCTTGCACTCGTTTGCAAAACCACAATTCAG AAGTGGGACAATTTCCAGCAGAAATAACGTCATCAGCCGTGTTTCGATGCGTAAACGTGAGAGCAATGGACGATGCGCAGGAGCAATATGCGTATCAAGCAGCGGTAAACATCGGAGGGCATGTCTTCAAGGGACTTCTCTACGATCAAGGCCCCGAAAGCCGTTACGTCGGGGCTGGTGAAAACTCTACCACCAGTGGCGCAGCACAACAATCCCTTAATCTCGTCACCACGGCCGCTACTACCACTAATCCACCAGGAGTGACGTGGCTTGACTCGTCGACTACTTATCCAACTCCTCTCAATGCTTTCATGGCGGGTACTCAGTTCTTCCCACCCCCCAGGCCTTAA
- the LOC108226607 gene encoding protein EXPRESSION OF TERPENOIDS 1 isoform X1 has product MSGFFTLGGKDQEQDQASQENSLFLFKNEEIYNKGFELWQQYYQLHQQQKTQLQDVDLSLVGGSASNYSSTRRTNDNDHTFLYRSSSSSGFGLHMRQSGVLGNNNNNSNNMIGGGGSSVNCQDCGNQAKKDCVHMRCRTCCKSRGFHCQTHVKSTWVPAAKRREKQQQLQLSSSLQQPQQDHEPQEQNQFSLMRGAHQSKRTRENPLPCTRLQNHNSGLEVGQFPAEITSSAVFRCVNVRAMDDAQEQYAYQAAVNIGGHVFKGLLYDQGPESRYVGAGENSTTSGAAQQSLNLVTTAATTTNPPGVTWLDSSTTYPTPLNAFMAGTQFFPPPRP; this is encoded by the exons ATGTCAGGCTTCTTCACACTAGGAGGAAAAGATCAAGAACAAGATCAAGCAAGCCAAGAGAACAGCCTGTTTTTGTTCAAAAACGAAGAGATCTACAACAAGGGTTTCGAGCTATGGCAACAATACTACCAACTTCACCAACAACAAAAGACTCAGCTCCAAGATGTGGATCTCTCTCTAGTTGGTGGCTCAGCTTCTAATTACTCATCAACCAGAAGAACCAATGATAATGATCACACGTTTCTCTACagatcatcttcttcttcaggATTTGGGCTTCACATGAGACAATCCGGAGTTCTcggaaacaataataataatagtaataatatgaTCGGTGGTGGGGGCAGTAGTGTTAATTGTCAAGATTGCGGAAACCAAGCGAAGAAGGATTGTGTGCACATGAGGTGCAGGACTTGTTGTAAGAGCCGAGGGTTTCATTGCCAGACGCATGTCAAGAGCACTTGGGTTCCGGCAGCTAAGAGACGCGAGAAGCAGCAGCAATTGCAGTTATCTTCGTCTTTGCAACAGCCGCAACAGGATCATGAGCCGCAAGAGCAGAATCAGTTCAGTTTGATGAGAGGAGCTCATCAATCGAAGCGGACAAGAGAAAATCCACTCCCTTGCACTCGTTTGCAAAACCACAATTCAG GGTTAGAAGTGGGACAATTTCCAGCAGAAATAACGTCATCAGCCGTGTTTCGATGCGTAAACGTGAGAGCAATGGACGATGCGCAGGAGCAATATGCGTATCAAGCAGCGGTAAACATCGGAGGGCATGTCTTCAAGGGACTTCTCTACGATCAAGGCCCCGAAAGCCGTTACGTCGGGGCTGGTGAAAACTCTACCACCAGTGGCGCAGCACAACAATCCCTTAATCTCGTCACCACGGCCGCTACTACCACTAATCCACCAGGAGTGACGTGGCTTGACTCGTCGACTACTTATCCAACTCCTCTCAATGCTTTCATGGCGGGTACTCAGTTCTTCCCACCCCCCAGGCCTTAA